A segment of the Candidatus Hinthialibacter antarcticus genome:
TTGTTTGAATGCGTCGATCAATTTCCAATAGCGGGTATTGGTTTCTTTATTGACGCTTTGAATGCGGGCCGAAAAGTCGATGTGAGTAATCGCCGGGATATCCGAACGCTCATAATACAATCGCTCGCGCAACGGCAACGAGTCGTAATCGTCGGGAACGGGCTTACGCCGCGCCTCCTGAACAGGCGCAACTAACAACATATACGGCGAGGGATGAGCGAGGTCAAAATAATCCTGAATATCTTCTTCTAACACCGAGGGAGCGAAGGGACGAAAACTCTCGCGGTATTTAATTTTCAGGTTTAAGCGCTTTTGCATTTCCGGGTTGCGCGGGTCACCAAGGATGCTGCGTCCACCCAAAGCGCGCGGGCCGTATTCCATGCGCCCTTGCAGCCAGCCAACCACCGCGCCCTGGTCGAGCAGTTCAGCGACGGACTGACTCAACGCATCGACGGTTTCATGTTTCGTATAGGGAGCGTCGTATTTGCGCAGCGTCCGTTCAATTTCTTTCTCGCTGTAATCAGGCCCCAGGTAGGCGCCTTGCATGGAATCAGGCGTGATTGGTTTACGGTCTTTTTCTTTCCAAATATGCCAGCCGCAATACGCCGCGCCGAGTGCGCCGCCCGCGTCGCCGGCTGCGGGTTGAATCCAGATATCGTCAAAAATGCCGCGTTGCAACAGTTTTCCATTGGCGACGCAGTTCAATGCAACTCCGCCCGCCATGACAAGGTTCTTCGCGCCGGTTAATTGTTTGGCTGTTTCCGCCAGCCTAAACACGGTCTCTTCGGTCACTTGTTGAATTGCAAGCGCGAGGTCCATGTGTTCCTGCGACAGCTCGGCTTCGGCCTCGCGGCGCGGGACGCCAAACAAGGCTTCCCACTTGTGGTCGACCGTCATGGTCAATCCGGTGGCGTAATTGAAGTAATCCATATTAAGGACAAAGGAGCCGTCTTCGCGCAGATCAAACACTTCGTCGTAGATGCGCTGTTTCCAGGTTTCGACCCGCTCGGCGGCGGGATGCCCATAAGGCGCAAGCCCCATCAACTTATACTCGCCGCTGTTGACGCGAAATCCGCAATAGTAAGTAAACGCCGAATACAACAACCCCAACGAGTGAGGGAAATCAATTTCACGAAGCAGCGTAATCTCCCGCCCTTTGCCATGGCCGATGGTGGTGGTCGCCCATTCGCCCACGCCGTCAACCGTTAAGATGGCGGCGTCCTCAAATGGCGATGGATAAAACGCGCTGGCGGCGTGAGAAAGGTGGTGTTCGGGGAACAACAACCGGGGGTTCGTTAAACCGGCTTTTTGCAGTTCATCACGCAGCATTTTGCGCATGAACACTTTCTCTTTGATCCAAACCGGGATCGCCTGCAAAAAACTGGTCAGCCCTTTGGGCGCAAAGCCGTGGTAAGTTTCAAGCAAGCGCTCAAACTTCAAGTAGGGCTTATCATAAAACGCAACGGCTGAGATATCGTCCGTCGATAGCCCCGCTTCGTCTAACACATACCGCACCGCTTGAGCGGGAAACGCAGGGTCGTGTTTTTTGCGGGTAAAGCGTTCTTCCTGCGCGGCAGCCAAAATTTGACCGTCAACCAGCAACGCGGCGGCGCTGTCGTGATAGAACGCTGAGATTCCAAGAATGGCGTCGTGTTTTGTCATCTTAGAACATTGCGTATATGAACGGCGCAATCGCCGAACCGCTGGTGAACACAATCAAGGCGCCAAAAAGAAAGAGCGTAAGAATAATTGGAATCAACCAGAACTTTTTGCGTTCTTTCATAAATCCAATAAAATCGCGAAACAAATCCATGCTGCGCTCCAATTAGAAGGGACGCTCGACGTCCCGTTTTGAAAACGTGATGTTGCGTTCTTTAAAGGCCGACTCTTTGCCCTGTTTCCAGAGTTTCAAATGCAGGGGGTCCTCGCCCAGACGCGCGCGAATAAACGCGATAGGGACGACTAGGACAAAGAATAAAACCGACAAGATAATTTTTGAAACCACCGTACCCAGAACGAACGATAAACTAAACCAGAACCAAGCAAAGGGCTTAAACGCCCCCGCCCAAGTCATATTGATTAACAACACAATAATCGACGCGGCATAGAGCCCATTGATTTGCCCAAACCAGCCAATCAACAGACAAATCAGACACAAGGCCATGCCCGCGTCTTTGCATTGGCCCAGACTGAGGTCGCTATATCGAATCCAAATGTGCATCGTTAATAATTGCCGCCTTATACGTTTACAAAGTGAAGATATGCCTGCATATTTAATCCATAAAGGCTGTATTTTCCAATGCTTCTAATTTCTCATCATCCAGCGGGCAATATTCTCCCTTTGTAATTAAGATTGCTTTTTGAAACATGGAGTGAATCACACATGAAGTCAGCAATTGTACAAACCCTGTTCGTCGTATCAATTTTATTATTGATTTTCACCATTTTGGGCGATACGACCTCTTTGGGCCGAACCGGGAGAGTCCCAATTCGCAACTGGGAACAATATGACGTTGAGTTGATCCAACAAACGCCGAACCTGGCTGCGCTGGAGCGATATGCCGCCGCCCAGCTCAACGGGACGGACGCGCAAAAAATTCGCCAACTATACGATATCGTCTGCGCCCGGTTCGGCCATAGCGAAGGCGCCCGCTATAACCTGTTCAGCAATTGGATTTTATGGGGACTGGGCTGGTTGGCGGAACCCGCAGGCGCCCGCGGCGACATCCAAGCCATACGCAATGTTGATTCATTGCTGCGTTTGAGCGATCACGGTTTGTGCAGCCAAGTCAATTACATGCTGGTTGCACTAACGCAACGCTTTGGCTACCCAAGCCGCCATGTGGGGTTGAATGGACACGTCACCATGGAGATATTTCACGACGGCGCGTGGCGAATGTACGATCCTGATTTTGAAGTGATGATTGAGGATGAAAACGGAAACGTCCTTGGCGTACACGAATTAGAAACACGCCCCGACCTGGTTGATGAATACTTTACGCCGCACGGCGGCGGCGGCGCGGCGGTTGCGTGTTTCACCACTGCTGTTGATAACACCTTCGTCAGTTACCCGCCGGGCGCGTGGTTTAGTTGGAAAGCGCAAGTGATGACTTTTTTTGAAGCCGCTTGCCAGTGGTTAAAATATTTGGTCCCCTTAGTTGGTATCTTGATATTCACCTTGAGTTGGCGCAGGCCAAACAGGCGCGGACGAAAACTATCCGTTCAACTTCCGTAAATGGTCTTGAGGATTGTTGGCTTTCATCGCAGCCACCGACACCAACACAGGAATAACTAAACTAACATATATAGCGTTGTTATACGAACCGTACCAATCCATCGACAGGCTGAACAAAAACGGGCCGATAGCGCTAGAGAACACCATCGCCGACAAATTAAAACTGCTGATCGCGCCGATATGCTCCCGTCCATAAAATTCAGGCCAAACAACGGTAATCAATGGAGCGAACACGCCGCCGGAAGCGCCCAATCCAACAAACACCAAACACCAACCCGCCCAAGATGAAATGATCGGAATCGCTAGGATTCCCATCCCCATGGTCGCCATCATAAATATCAACGTAACTTTTAATGGAACGTAATCGCAAATCCAGCCGAAAATAAAATTGCAAATAATACTGACGACCGCCATGGGCATGAAGATTGAAAACGCTTGTTCCTCTGCCAGTCCGGCTTCGCGGGCGATAGAGACAATATGAAAGGTGATCGCGGTAATGATGAGCGTGAACGACGCAAGCCCGAGCGTAAACACCCAAAATGAATAGTCGCGCAACGCTTCCATCCGCGTGAATTCTTTAATGACGTTGTGGGATTTGGCTTGGTGATCTTCGTCGCCATCCACGACGGCGCCGTCCATCACCAAACCGCATTCTTCGGGCGTATCGCGAAAAAACAACCAGCCGAACAGCGCCATACCCAACGACATCCCCATCAGAAAAACCCATGCGCCGCGCCATTCAAACGCGATGACAAAATGATTCAGCGCCAATGGCGCGATCGAGAACATAAAGGTGACAACCGTTCCGTGTACGCCGGAGACAAACCCTCGCTTGCGATTGAACCATTTGCCCAACATGGCCCGCGAGGTCATGGTCAACAACCCCTGACCGGAAAAACGCAGCATCGTAAAGCCAATAAAAATTACGGTGAAAGTAGTAACCAGACGTACGGTATCAGAATTCCCGACCGTCAGAAAACCTGCAATGCGGTCGCATTGGCTCAGCAATAACAACGTCAGGCTCAACACCAACGCAGAAGGAACCACCAGGTTGCGCGCGCCCCAATGGTCAAACCAATTGCCGCCCAATGGCAATAGGCAGCTGCTGAGAATGGTCCCGCACATGTACGCAGCGGACAATTGGACGCTGGTCAAATTCAATGCAACCATCAGGTGCTCGGTGAACACGCTGACGCCCATCGTCTGGCCGGGGATGCTCATAACCACGCCGACTGTGCTGGCGGCGACGATCACCCATCCGTAATAAAATGGAAAGCGCTTTGGTGAAAAGGGAAAATCCGGCGCGGCCAATCCACGCGGGGCTTTCGCTTGAGAGGTCGAGTTCATATTAAACAATTGTTTCCTTCAGTGCATCAACAAAGCGAGATAAAAAATCATCGCAAACTGATTCATCATGCGCAATCGAGAGATAGAGTTTGGTTCCCATCGGGTTGAGAAAAACGCCCCGCTTGAACAAATTCAACATGAGGCAACGCCCTTTGGCGGAATCGCCTTTCTTGGTAGAGCGATAATCAAAGACAGGCTCGCCGGAAAAGACGACCTGCGCCAGCGGCCCGTCGCCGATAATTTGGCTGGTCACACCCTGTTCATCCAGAATTTTGCGCATTCCATCCCGCAGATAGTTACCGAGCTGATGCAGGCGCGGGTAGACCCCCTCTTGCGAGAATTGCCCCAAGGTCGCCCGCGCCGCTGCGCAAGAAATGGGGTTGCCGCCGAGAGTTGACGCTGACCACACGTAAGGCATTTGGTTCATGCGCGACTCGCACACCAAGTCCATCACGTCAGCCCGTCCGCCGTACGCGCCGATGGGGTAACTGCCGCCCAGCGCTTTTCCATAGGCGACGAGGTCAGGGACCACGCCGTAATATTCCTGTGCGCCGCCGTACGCCAAACGGAACCCCGTCACAACTTCGTCAAATATCAGAATAATCCCGTGTTCCAGGGTTACGCGCCGCAGTTCTTCGAGAAAGCCCGGCTTGGGCGGCGTACAGCGTTGCAACGGCTCGACGATCACGCCGGCAAGGTCGTCGGCGTTTTCTTCGATGATACGCCGCATGGTTTCGGTATCGTTATACGGCGCAACCAAAATATCTTTCAAGGCCGAGCGCGACGCTCCTGTGCCGGTCGGTTCGGGTTCGGGCCAGTCGGGCGGGTTGTCAGGAAACAAACTGACCACGCCGATTTCCGTCGCGCCGTGGTAGGCGCCTTCAAACTTCAAAATTTTTGAGCGTCCGGTAAATTCACGCGCCAAGCGGCGGCAATACAAGGTCGCTTCGGTCCCAGAAGCCGCAAAGCGAATGCGGTCGCACGCCGGGCTGAGGCGCAACAACTCTTCGGCGAGCAGCAACGCATTCTCGTTCACATACGAAAAATTCGATCCAAGCGGCGCCTGTTTAACCACCGCCTCGACCACCGCCGGGTTGGCGTGTCCAACCAGCGCAGACCCCCACCCCATCGAAAAGTCGATATACTCGCGTCCGTCGGCGTCCCACAGATGACAACCTTGTCCACGCTGGACAACCATCGTCAGTTCAGGCGTCAGGTTAAATTCTCCGTTTGAACCGGCGGGAAAAGCAGCCAATGAGCGTTCAGACCAAGTCATAAAATCCTCACTTGTATGCGTGTTTGATTAAGGCGCGATCTACCGGGTTACCACAGGGTATCTTGAGCGGGTTTTCGTTTCACGGGCAGGCCTGCGTTTGGGTCGGGAAAGTTTCGCTGTTTGCATTTGAGGCAGATCACCATCGCCGTCTCGGGCGCCTCGGCCAAAAACCGCCCGCACTTGCTGCAATAGACCGGCCACAAGGCCAATCCGATGGGTGTTGGTTCAATGATCGGTGCTGACACGGCGCCCTCACAACTCAAACATTCACTCTTACACGAATTATAGCAACGATAACTTATATTGCGAGATGGTTTGTATGGAAGCCCCAAAAACCCATGAGGCTTAATACGCGGCGCGAACAGAGTTATGTCCGCGCCGCTTTTTGAATGACAGATTGGAGCGCCTTTCTAATTGCAGGCGCCCATTTCCTAATTCACTTCTAACTCGTCTTTGCTTGGTAATTTGGGGAACTTGCCATGCGGTTCGGATTGATACCAAAACGCGACCGAGGCGATGTCATCCTGCAGCGGCAAATACCGCCCGCCCGAACGCCACCCCAGCGCCTGCATCGTCACTCGCAGATCATCTTCAAAGCGGACCGGGTCCATCACATGCCAGCGATACAACCCCACCCGCTGTTGAGCGCGATTGAAGCCGTCGGGTTTAATCAATTGGTGAAAGCCAACATAAGGCGTGGTGTAGGTTTCGTACTCGCGCTTGGCTTTATTCTCAAATCCATAGGAACCGAGAAAATAATCTTCCGTCCCGGTGCCGCAGATGGTGGGCCAATCCTTGTCGCCGTCCATGAAGAATTTGATCTCGCCCTCGCCCCACCAACCATTGCTATTGAGGCCCCACGCCATGTACGTACCGACGTATTGCCCCTTGCCTTTGATGTCATCCACGATGGTATACACATCTTTATAGGGCAGCGGATTCACCCGGCGAAACTGCGCATGAAAATAGGCGGCGTCCTCAGGAACCTCCGTCAACGTATAGTCGATTTGGTAATAAACGACCATGGCATTTTCGTCGATGTTTTCGAGTGTGATTTTACATTTTTTACGGAACGGCATCGTCCAATAGCAATTAAACGCGCTGCCGGGATTCACAACAACAGGCAGCGAATTAAGAGGCGCATACTCGCCCCAGCCCATGCCGAAGAAATCTCCCACCGGACATTCAACCGACGGCGTTTCTTCGTCATCCCAATACATACGCAGAATCGAATACCGCCAGTTGCCGGTCGGCGTCAACCATATATGCTGAATGGCGCCGGGGCCTTCGATTTCCGCTATGGTGAAAGTGCTTCCCGATTCGACCCGCACCGAGGGAGAGACCTTCCATCCTTGTCCTAATTCCCGCGAGGCGTGTTTGCCCGTCCCGTCGACGGCGCGTCCACCCATGCCCTTGGCGCCGGTGAAGTTCTCAGGGCTTATCGAACGGGTTTTGGCGTCTGACATGCGGTAGAGGTTGCCCAGGTTCATATCAAGCCCGTTGAAGTCTTGCGCCCAGCCAGCGCCCGCAAACACGACGACAGCCAGTACAATTGTTCCCCAATGTTGAATCTTCATAAGTGTTCCTCCCGTTTCTAAAGTGAATGATGAATGTATATTTTGAAACGAAGCGCCTCTCTCGATTAGTCCTGCGCTTTATGAATCTGTTTGTATCCAATCATTGTACAGACAGTCGTCAATAAAATTAACAACAAAATATGAGAGGCAAACATCAACCAGAAAAGAGAAATTGTCTCGAAATTTGCTGACCCTTTTGTTGAAACGCTGGGCCAAAGGTTAAACACATAGGGCCCGTTCCAGATTGTTAAAATGGTTGCGAAGAAGTCCATATCTCCACTGCCGCCAAGAGACGCGCTGGGGGCGGGATGCAGCAATTTGAAATACCACGGCCCGAATAAAAAGAACGCTGACAATCCATACGATTGCATCAACGCGGGCATGGTGCGCTTATGCAAGGTTGAAATCATCACCGACAGCGCAGAAAGAAACAACACCGTAAATCCCACGGTGATAAATACCAGAACATGCCCCGTCCACACCCGAAAGAGGTTTTCGCTTTTGATGTAGCCGATCCCGTTGGGATACATCATATAAGAGGTAAACCAGATGATGGCCAAAATCATTAATGCAGGCGCGTAAAATGAATAGGCATGGATGAGGCCATGCCCGACCGCCAGTCGCATTTTTCCCCAAAAAATGGAAGATGTTTTGAGTAACGTCGAGCGTAGGTTCTCCCAATTGGCGCGTTCATGCTCTGAAGAAAAGAGCGTCGCGCCCACAATCGGCGTGAACACCAAAATGATTCCATACTCGATACACAACATATATTGTGGAAACAATGCGCTGATTGAAAGCAGTACCGACGACAAAAATAATAAACTGGGCACGTCCCAATCGCGCCGCACCACGGCGTTAAAAAAGCGGTCGCGCTCCGCCACGTAAATGGGGTTGGAATGGTCAGCAATCGGGTCGCCATACTCCCGCGCGCCGAGAAACGTCCACAACTGGGCGTCGAAGCCTTTGAGTGAAATCGGGCGCCACCACTTGGGTTTGGTCTTGTTGATTTCACGCGTCAGGAACTGAGGCGCTTGCGATAGAAACAACAATGCGCCAATCATCGCAACAATAGAAAATATAAGTGGAAGCGCCATGTTTTCCCGCGCCGTACCAAACTGCCCTGCGCTATAGAAAAACAGGCTAAACATGCCCACGATACCATACGAAACAACTAATGCGACGTCAAACCGCCAGAAAAATGAGCCAAATGTAATGCTGACCGCGAGTGCGAATACGGTGAGAATCATTTGAAAGAGCAACACGCTAAATACATCATAAGGGCTGACCCCGCCCATACAAAACGTCACGCTCATCACCGGCGCCATGCCAATGAGAATGACCAGAACGACGATAAACGCGGAACTGATTTTAGATAGGATGTAATCCATCGGATGCGTAGCGGAAGTCAATACTAAATCCAGCGTCCCTGCTTCGCGTTCCTGTGAAATCGCGGACACGCCAATCACGGGCACGAACAACACCAGGCCGATCATGCTCACAAAGCGGTAAATATTAATTAGCTGCGGCGTTAACACCGAGATCGTGTCGAGGTTATATTTGACGCCCGCCATGCTGTTATAGGCAGCAGCGAACGACGCGGAAATTACGATCAATGACAGCCCGAAAATCCAATACGTCTGCGGTTTTCTCAAAGACACTTGCAGCTGATGGTGCAGTAGAGCGCGCGTTCGCCCTCCCCAAAACAAATACCATAAAACATGTTGGTATGGCGCACCCCCGCTTTGCATTAAAAGCCCTCCCTCGCGAGAGGCAAAGACGCCAATCAGAACCAATGCGGGGATCATCAGAAACGGCAAAGAGACGGCAAGATAAATAGTCACGTTATATTGGCCCAATTCTCTAAAAACAAACTCACCTATTCAAACCAAAGCGCAAATGTTGCTGAATAATCCCCTGATGAAATTGTTTGAATCCCTTATCTCATGCGGCGCCCCAAAAATCAAGACAAGTATCAATTTGTAAATATAATACAAAAAACATTCGATTGACTCTATTCAAACCCGAAAATTTATGTTTACCTTTTAGCGTATCTATTATTTGTATTATCAATGCTCTGAATCGGGAGGAATTAAATGAAACGCAAAGGGTTCACACTGATCGAGTTGCTGATTGTAGTCGCCATTATCGGTATACTCGCCGCGATTGCCGTACCCAATTTTCTCAACGCACAAATTCGGGCCAAAGTCGCCAAATGCGAGTCAGAAATGCGCACGTGGTTAGACATCTACCAGATGTACCGGCTGGATACAGGCCAGTTCCCGCCACACGCGCCCGGACACCCATTGTGGCAGAACAAATATATGACCACGCCAGTATCGTATATCGGAACGCCGCCGCTCGACCCATTTCAAGCGACCGATACAAAAGAGGCGAATTTGTTTCAATGGAGCCACGGTTCATACCATGCTGATTATTTCGGCAACGGCGGCGTGTCTCCCAACCGTTTGATCCAGTCTGAATCGTTATTCGCTCATGCAAAACAAGGAAAAATTATCGACCAGACATCCGACAATTTTCATATCGGCACCGTCTACTATATTTGGAGCATGGGGCCGGACTATGAACATGCGCCCAAGTCATTGTTTGACATCTATGAAGCCACAAATGGCTTGACCAGTTACGGCGACATCGTAAAAGTGGGTAGTTAACGAAAATCCCTCCCGTTGAAATCAGCGAGAGGGATTTTTTATTCTTTACTGCGCTGTATTTTACCGCAGGGCGTGTGGTATAACGTCAGTATTGAATTGGGGAGAAGGAGACATGCTTACTGAGATTACGGAACGAGAGTTGTATAATCGTATCCGTCAGCCGTTTCAATCTTTGCGAAGCGACCCCTCCCCTGCGCTTTTTGTTGACGTGTTAAAACGCTGTTATGAAGTCGTCGATTCATTTATCGCCTCTCTCACCAAAATCAGCGTCATTCAAAACATCGCCTGCTGCAAAGGCTGTTCCTACTGCTGCAGCCTCCCTGTTCACGCGCATAGTTACGAGATCATCGCCATTGCAGAG
Coding sequences within it:
- a CDS encoding carbamoyltransferase, with the protein product MTKHDAILGISAFYHDSAAALLVDGQILAAAQEERFTRKKHDPAFPAQAVRYVLDEAGLSTDDISAVAFYDKPYLKFERLLETYHGFAPKGLTSFLQAIPVWIKEKVFMRKMLRDELQKAGLTNPRLLFPEHHLSHAASAFYPSPFEDAAILTVDGVGEWATTTIGHGKGREITLLREIDFPHSLGLLYSAFTYYCGFRVNSGEYKLMGLAPYGHPAAERVETWKQRIYDEVFDLREDGSFVLNMDYFNYATGLTMTVDHKWEALFGVPRREAEAELSQEHMDLALAIQQVTEETVFRLAETAKQLTGAKNLVMAGGVALNCVANGKLLQRGIFDDIWIQPAAGDAGGALGAAYCGWHIWKEKDRKPITPDSMQGAYLGPDYSEKEIERTLRKYDAPYTKHETVDALSQSVAELLDQGAVVGWLQGRMEYGPRALGGRSILGDPRNPEMQKRLNLKIKYRESFRPFAPSVLEEDIQDYFDLAHPSPYMLLVAPVQEARRKPVPDDYDSLPLRERLYYERSDIPAITHIDFSARIQSVNKETNTRYWKLIDAFKQKTGCGLIVNTSFNVRGEPIVCTPEDAYRCFMRTEMDYLVLGDFVLSKADQPEWEGADDWREEYVLD
- a CDS encoding DUF5989 family protein, with translation MDLFRDFIGFMKERKKFWLIPIILTLFLFGALIVFTSGSAIAPFIYAMF
- a CDS encoding SxtJ family membrane protein, whose amino-acid sequence is MHIWIRYSDLSLGQCKDAGMALCLICLLIGWFGQINGLYAASIIVLLINMTWAGAFKPFAWFWFSLSFVLGTVVSKIILSVLFFVLVVPIAFIRARLGEDPLHLKLWKQGKESAFKERNITFSKRDVERPF
- a CDS encoding MFS transporter, translating into MNSTSQAKAPRGLAAPDFPFSPKRFPFYYGWVIVAASTVGVVMSIPGQTMGVSVFTEHLMVALNLTSVQLSAAYMCGTILSSCLLPLGGNWFDHWGARNLVVPSALVLSLTLLLLSQCDRIAGFLTVGNSDTVRLVTTFTVIFIGFTMLRFSGQGLLTMTSRAMLGKWFNRKRGFVSGVHGTVVTFMFSIAPLALNHFVIAFEWRGAWVFLMGMSLGMALFGWLFFRDTPEECGLVMDGAVVDGDEDHQAKSHNVIKEFTRMEALRDYSFWVFTLGLASFTLIITAITFHIVSIAREAGLAEEQAFSIFMPMAVVSIICNFIFGWICDYVPLKVTLIFMMATMGMGILAIPIISSWAGWCLVFVGLGASGGVFAPLITVVWPEFYGREHIGAISSFNLSAMVFSSAIGPFLFSLSMDWYGSYNNAIYVSLVIPVLVSVAAMKANNPQDHLRKLNG
- a CDS encoding aspartate aminotransferase family protein, whose product is MTWSERSLAAFPAGSNGEFNLTPELTMVVQRGQGCHLWDADGREYIDFSMGWGSALVGHANPAVVEAVVKQAPLGSNFSYVNENALLLAEELLRLSPACDRIRFAASGTEATLYCRRLAREFTGRSKILKFEGAYHGATEIGVVSLFPDNPPDWPEPEPTGTGASRSALKDILVAPYNDTETMRRIIEENADDLAGVIVEPLQRCTPPKPGFLEELRRVTLEHGIILIFDEVVTGFRLAYGGAQEYYGVVPDLVAYGKALGGSYPIGAYGGRADVMDLVCESRMNQMPYVWSASTLGGNPISCAAARATLGQFSQEGVYPRLHQLGNYLRDGMRKILDEQGVTSQIIGDGPLAQVVFSGEPVFDYRSTKKGDSAKGRCLMLNLFKRGVFLNPMGTKLYLSIAHDESVCDDFLSRFVDALKETIV
- a CDS encoding DUF2961 domain-containing protein, which codes for MKIQHWGTIVLAVVVFAGAGWAQDFNGLDMNLGNLYRMSDAKTRSISPENFTGAKGMGGRAVDGTGKHASRELGQGWKVSPSVRVESGSTFTIAEIEGPGAIQHIWLTPTGNWRYSILRMYWDDEETPSVECPVGDFFGMGWGEYAPLNSLPVVVNPGSAFNCYWTMPFRKKCKITLENIDENAMVVYYQIDYTLTEVPEDAAYFHAQFRRVNPLPYKDVYTIVDDIKGKGQYVGTYMAWGLNSNGWWGEGEIKFFMDGDKDWPTICGTGTEDYFLGSYGFENKAKREYETYTTPYVGFHQLIKPDGFNRAQQRVGLYRWHVMDPVRFEDDLRVTMQALGWRSGGRYLPLQDDIASVAFWYQSEPHGKFPKLPSKDELEVN
- a CDS encoding prepilin-type N-terminal cleavage/methylation domain-containing protein, producing the protein MKRKGFTLIELLIVVAIIGILAAIAVPNFLNAQIRAKVAKCESEMRTWLDIYQMYRLDTGQFPPHAPGHPLWQNKYMTTPVSYIGTPPLDPFQATDTKEANLFQWSHGSYHADYFGNGGVSPNRLIQSESLFAHAKQGKIIDQTSDNFHIGTVYYIWSMGPDYEHAPKSLFDIYEATNGLTSYGDIVKVGS